The proteins below are encoded in one region of Oncorhynchus nerka isolate Pitt River unplaced genomic scaffold, Oner_Uvic_2.0 unplaced_scaffold_6810, whole genome shotgun sequence:
- the LOC135566179 gene encoding proton-coupled zinc antiporter SLC30A1-like encodes NQTDPTTASALKSESPTSLRVQLPACLPSLIALTQALLGSILALTNGLTLLLLGPDCMHGSGACGPFVYLDPGFSMVAVGVLLATTLPQVCRYGWLLLQAVPPQVCVSDLGRRIASVPGVQAVHDLHVWQLTESCLVASVHVHCHAGFQTHRCGDLLSGVTKVLQSVGVSCCTVQPEFLLSTPTANGNLDNNGTNPTIIHREMPSHLACSLACGKGCAGKMCCAPLEEGPAEPLAPPAGETEEEPHVLIIENTFL; translated from the exons aaAATCAGACAGACCCCACCACAGCCTCAGCCCTAAAGTCAGAAAGCCCTACAAGCCTCAGGGTCCAACTTCCCGCCTGCCTCCCATCCCTCATCGCCCTCACTCAGGCACTGCTAGGTTCCATCCTGGCACTCACCAACGGACTTACCCTGCTACTACTGGGCCCAGACTGCATGCATGGCTCTGGGGCCTGTGGCCCCTTCGTCTACCTGGACCCTGGCTTCTCCATGGTGGCTGTGGGGGTGCTGCTGGCCACCACTCTGCCCCAGGTGTGCCGCTACGGTTGGCTGCTGCTCCAGGCCGTCCCgccccaggtgtgtgtgtctgatctgGGCCGGCGGATCGCCAGTGTGCCAGGGGTGCAGGCGGTGCACGACCTCCACGTGTGGCAGCTGACAGAGAGCTGCCTGGTGGCGTCTGTACATGTCCACTGCCACGCTGGGTTCCAGA CCCACAGGTGTGGTGATTTGTTGTCGGGGGTCACCAAGGTACTGCAGAGTGTAGGTGTGAGCTGCTGCACCGTACAACCAGagttcctcctctctactcccacAGCCAACGGCAACCTGGATAACAACGGCACCAACCCCACCATCATCCATAGGGAGATGCCCTCACACCTCGCCTGCAGCCTGGCCTGTGGGAAGGGCTGTGCTGGGAAGATGTGCTGTGCTCCTCTGGAGGAAGGGCCTGCAGAGCCACTGGCACCCCCTGCTGGGGAAACTGAGGAGGAGCCTCACGTGCTGATCATCGAGAACACCTTTCTTTGA